The proteins below are encoded in one region of Apium graveolens cultivar Ventura chromosome 4, ASM990537v1, whole genome shotgun sequence:
- the LOC141721163 gene encoding zinc finger protein CONSTANS-LIKE 3-like codes for MADVAGAKKFPMRAKPCDTCKLNAALLFCYTDSTYMCVDCDSKFHGNNSYERVWMCEVCEHAPSSVMCKADAAALCVMCDWDIHSVNPLARRHERVAVTPFYHSAVSVVKSTATAILEVAVTPESKSNFIRYKNCNKSLCYGHEETKLSADIQADLKSIEFLFSDPDNLLEFDYPVPNDLVPLYGHHNAGTDSVVPVQINAQRPLQSSSMMGSVDNHFEIDFTTSNISSFNSSYAAPSMSQNISSEVGIVPDGNSMSDTSYPFALPTNNNINTNPGKGQVCVAMDREARVTRYREKRKNRKFEKTVRYASRKAYAETRPRIKGRFVKRTENTEDVEGWFTSVPATTNFIGKSGFGVVPSFFTKR; via the exons ATGGCAGATGTAGCCGGCGCCAAGAAATTTCCGATGAGAGCAAAGCCATGCGATACATGTAAACTGAATGCAGCGTTGCTCTTCTGTTACACGGACTCCACTTACATGTGCGTGGACTGTGACTCAAAATTTCATGGTAATAATAGTTACGAGCGTGTGTGGATGTGCGAGGTGTGCGAACACGCACCTTCTAGTGTCATGTGTAAGGCAGACGCTGCTGCGCTTTGTGTCATGTGTGACTGGGACATTCATTCGGTGAACCCGCTCGCTCGCAGGCACGAGCGGGTCGCGGTGACTCCATTTTATCACTCAGCAGTTTCGGTCGTGAAGTCGACCGCAACTGCAATACTAGAAGTTGCGGTTACGCCTGAATCCAAATCGAATTTTATCAGGTACAAAAATTGTAACAAAAGTTTGTGCTACGGGCATGAGGAGACTAAGTTGTCAGCGGATATACAAGCTGATTTGAAATCTATTGAATTTTTATTTTCGGATCCGGATAATTTACTCGAGTTCGATTATCCTGTTCCGAATGATCTGGTTCCTCTGTATGGACATCATAATGCTGGCACTGATAGTGTTGTTCCGGTACAGATTAATGCCCAGCGGCCACTACAATCATCCTCGATGATGGGATCTGTTGACAATCATTTTGAGATTGATTTTACAACTTCGAATATAAGTTCATTCAACAGCAGCTACGCAGCTCCATCTATGAGCCAAAAT ATTTCATCGGAGGTTGGAATTGTACCAGACGGAAATTCAATGTCAGATACATCATATCCATTTGCATTGCCAACGAACAACAATATTAACACAAATCCTGGGAAAGGTCAAGTGTGTGTTGCAATGGATAGAGAAGCTAGAGTAACGAGGTACCGAGAGAAGAGGAAAAACAGGAAATTCGAGAAGACTGTACGATACGCTTCTCGCAAGGCGTACGCCGAGACAAGACCCCGAATCAAAGGCCGCTTTGTCAAGCGGACAGAAAACACTGAGGATGTTGAAGGGTGGTTCACTTCAGTTCCGGCTACCACAAATTTCATTGGGAAATCTGGCTTTGGGGTAGTTCCATCATTTTTTACGAAAAGATGA